One Nocardioides luti DNA window includes the following coding sequences:
- the dapB gene encoding 4-hydroxy-tetrahydrodipicolinate reductase — protein MAVGVVGARGKVGAEVCRAVRGADGMTLVAEVDVDDSLDLLVESGAQAVVDFTHPGVVMHTLEFCVRHGIHAVVGTTGFDEARLETLRGWLADAPGVGVLIAPNFSIGAVLMMRFAAAAAPFYESVEVVELHHPDKADAPSGTARRTAELIAAARREAGLGPVPDATSTGLGGARGADVDGVRVHGLRIRGLVAHQEVILGGVGETLTIRHDSLDRASFTPGVLTGLRSIADHPGLTVGLEGFLDLP, from the coding sequence CTGGCCGTCGGGGTCGTCGGGGCCCGGGGCAAGGTCGGCGCCGAGGTGTGCCGGGCGGTCCGCGGGGCCGACGGGATGACCCTCGTGGCCGAGGTCGACGTCGACGACTCGCTGGACCTGCTGGTCGAGTCGGGGGCGCAGGCCGTCGTGGACTTCACGCACCCCGGCGTCGTGATGCACACCCTGGAGTTCTGCGTCCGCCACGGCATCCACGCGGTGGTCGGGACCACGGGCTTCGACGAGGCCCGGCTCGAGACCCTGCGCGGCTGGCTGGCCGACGCCCCCGGGGTCGGCGTCCTCATCGCCCCCAACTTCTCCATCGGCGCGGTGCTGATGATGCGCTTCGCCGCGGCCGCGGCGCCGTTCTACGAGTCCGTCGAGGTGGTCGAGCTGCACCACCCGGACAAGGCCGACGCACCCTCCGGCACCGCACGGCGCACGGCGGAGCTGATCGCCGCCGCGCGGCGCGAGGCGGGTCTCGGGCCGGTCCCGGACGCGACCTCGACGGGCCTGGGGGGCGCCCGCGGCGCCGACGTCGACGGGGTGCGCGTGCACGGGCTGCGGATCCGCGGCCTCGTGGCCCACCAGGAGGTCATCCTGGGCGGCGTGGGGGAGACCCTCACGATCCGTCACGACTCGCTCGACCGGGCCTCGTTCACCCCCGGCGTGCTCACCGGCCTGCGGTCGATCGCCGACCACCCCGGCCTCACGGTCGGGCTCGAAGGGTTCCTCGACCTGCCCTGA
- a CDS encoding class I SAM-dependent methyltransferase, with the protein MALQTIPPRIRWAVELMDVQPSDHVLEIGCGPGAGAELICSRLDTGKLFAIDRSESGVDRTKRRNARHVEEGRLTVRQIDLATLRVPVKRLHKVFAFNVNLFWVRDCADEVALLHERVLPGGAVFLFYEANRAELVPTIVKKASANLVGQGFRVSVVEQKAPAVVGLIARR; encoded by the coding sequence ATGGCATTGCAGACGATCCCTCCGCGGATCCGGTGGGCGGTCGAGCTGATGGACGTGCAGCCCTCGGACCACGTGCTCGAGATCGGGTGCGGACCGGGCGCCGGCGCCGAGCTGATCTGCAGCCGGCTGGACACCGGGAAGCTCTTCGCGATCGACCGCTCCGAGTCCGGGGTGGACCGCACGAAGCGGCGCAACGCGCGCCATGTCGAAGAGGGCCGCCTGACCGTGCGGCAGATCGACCTCGCCACGCTGCGGGTGCCGGTCAAGCGGCTGCACAAGGTCTTCGCCTTCAACGTCAACCTCTTCTGGGTGCGCGACTGCGCCGACGAGGTCGCCCTGCTCCACGAGCGGGTGCTCCCCGGCGGTGCCGTCTTCCTGTTCTACGAGGCCAACCGCGCCGAGCTGGTCCCGACGATCGTCAAGAAGGCCTCGGCCAACCTCGTCGGCCAAGGCTTCCGGGTCTCGGTCGTCGAGCAGAAGGCGCCGGCCGTCGTCGGGCTGATCGCGCGTCGATAA
- a CDS encoding transposase, with protein sequence MDVVVLTVDQRSSRSGPDLVPATVEALSALPLLRGFERTAGDEFQGVLADPATLPRVVERLLREDAWNIGIGIGAVTEPLPDTARAGSGPAYLHARQAVTSAKNSPWHLRVAGDDPAARHLETTLWLWAAVLARRSARGWEVADLVDQGLSYDDAGQRLGITQSAVSQRAQAAGIVEGRRARELAGALTAELLGAAVPA encoded by the coding sequence ATGGACGTCGTCGTCCTGACCGTGGACCAGCGCAGCAGCCGCTCCGGTCCCGACCTCGTCCCGGCCACCGTCGAGGCCCTCTCCGCGCTCCCCCTGCTCCGTGGGTTCGAGCGCACCGCCGGCGACGAGTTCCAGGGGGTGCTCGCCGACCCCGCCACCCTGCCCCGGGTCGTCGAGCGGCTGCTCCGCGAGGACGCCTGGAACATCGGCATCGGGATCGGCGCGGTCACCGAGCCGCTGCCCGACACCGCCCGGGCCGGCAGCGGGCCGGCGTACCTCCACGCGCGCCAGGCCGTGACCAGCGCCAAGAACAGCCCCTGGCACCTGCGCGTCGCGGGCGACGACCCCGCCGCGCGCCACCTCGAGACCACGCTGTGGCTGTGGGCCGCCGTCCTGGCCCGGCGTAGCGCGCGCGGCTGGGAGGTCGCGGATCTCGTCGACCAGGGGTTGTCGTACGACGACGCCGGGCAGCGGCTGGGCATCACGCAGTCGGCCGTCAGCCAGCGCGCCCAGGCCGCCGGCATCGTCGAGGGCCGCCGGGCCCGCGAGCTCGCCGGCGCCCTCACCGCGGAGCTGCTCGGAGCGGCGGTGCCCGCATGA
- a CDS encoding insulinase family protein yields the protein MTQSNATTTGRRATAGRSSASPAPSARATQKVGSTRTLQTETGADGQVTSRVRRTVLTGGLRVISEQLAGTRSASIGVWVGVGSRDETPRLHGCSHFLEHLLFKGTSERSALDISVALDAVGGEFNAFTAKEYTCFHARVLDEDLPLAVDVLGDMITNSTLAPEDVEAERDVILDEIAMHDDDPDDVVHNLFAAQAWGDSPLGRGIAGTEESIRALTRAQIARFQKRHYRPANMVVSAAGNVDHAALVRLVRRAFGRNGFLEGDEPPVPPRGHARGRRVTPGLSEATRPFEQVNVVLGVAGLHRQDERRFALGVLNTALGGGTSSRLFQEVRERRGLAYSVFSFASHHADSGLVGVAVGCLPSKLDDVLAVVREELAKIAADGITAEELSRGKGQLRGGLVLGLEDSGSRMSRIGKAELVYDELLSIDEVMARIDAVTLDDVHAIARELFTQPEVLAIVGPA from the coding sequence GTGACGCAGAGCAACGCGACGACGACCGGCCGGCGGGCAACCGCCGGCCGGTCGTCGGCTTCTCCCGCCCCCTCGGCCCGGGCCACCCAGAAGGTCGGCAGCACCCGCACGCTGCAGACCGAGACGGGCGCCGACGGCCAGGTCACCTCCCGGGTCCGGCGTACCGTCCTGACCGGCGGGCTCCGGGTCATCTCCGAGCAGCTGGCCGGCACCCGTTCCGCCAGTATCGGCGTGTGGGTCGGCGTCGGCTCCCGCGACGAGACGCCCCGCCTGCACGGCTGCTCGCACTTCCTCGAGCACCTGCTCTTCAAGGGCACCAGCGAGCGCTCGGCGCTCGACATCTCCGTGGCGCTCGACGCCGTCGGGGGTGAGTTCAACGCCTTCACCGCCAAGGAGTACACCTGCTTCCACGCGCGGGTCCTCGACGAGGACCTGCCGCTGGCCGTGGACGTGCTCGGCGACATGATCACCAACTCCACGCTGGCTCCCGAGGACGTCGAGGCCGAGCGCGACGTGATCCTCGACGAGATCGCCATGCACGACGACGATCCCGATGACGTCGTCCACAACCTCTTCGCCGCGCAGGCGTGGGGCGACTCGCCCCTCGGACGCGGCATCGCCGGCACCGAGGAGTCGATCCGCGCCCTGACCCGGGCCCAGATCGCCCGGTTCCAGAAGCGGCACTACCGGCCGGCCAACATGGTCGTCTCGGCCGCCGGCAACGTCGACCACGCCGCGCTGGTGCGGCTGGTGCGACGGGCCTTCGGCCGCAACGGCTTCCTCGAGGGCGACGAGCCCCCGGTCCCGCCCCGCGGCCACGCCCGGGGCCGCCGGGTCACCCCCGGCCTGAGCGAGGCGACCCGCCCCTTCGAGCAGGTGAACGTCGTGCTCGGCGTCGCCGGCCTGCACCGGCAGGACGAGCGCCGCTTCGCCCTCGGCGTGCTCAACACCGCCCTGGGCGGCGGCACCTCCAGCCGCCTCTTCCAGGAGGTCCGCGAGCGCCGCGGCCTGGCCTACTCCGTCTTCTCCTTCGCCAGCCACCACGCCGACTCCGGCCTGGTTGGCGTCGCGGTGGGCTGCCTGCCCAGCAAGCTGGACGACGTGCTGGCCGTGGTGCGCGAGGAGCTCGCCAAGATCGCGGCCGACGGCATCACCGCCGAGGAGCTGTCCCGGGGCAAGGGCCAGCTGCGCGGGGGACTGGTGCTCGGCCTGGAGGACTCCGGCTCCCGGATGTCGCGCATCGGCAAGGCCGAGCTGGTCTACGACGAGCTGCTGAGCATCGACGAGGTGATGGCGCGCATCGATGCGGTCACCCTCGACGACGTCCACGCGATCGCCCGCGAGCTGTTCACCCAGCCCGAGGTACTCGCGATCGTCGGCCCCGCGTAG
- a CDS encoding polyribonucleotide nucleotidyltransferase: MTQTDNAGPVISAVETVLDNGKFGTRTVKFETGLLARQAAGSVTAYLDDDTMLLSATTAGKHPKDHFDFFPLTIDVEERMYAVGQIPGSFFRSEGRPGEDAILTCRLIDRPLRPTFKKGLRNEVQVVITVMALDPDQPYDVLAINAASLSTQLSGLPFSGPVGGVRVALIEGQWVAFPSHTQLEKAVFDMVVAGRVTDSGDVAIMMVEAEAPEDTYELVLNGATAPSEEIVAGGLDAAKPFIKQLCEAQAELAKQAAKPVQDFPVFLDYEDDVYDAVAAAATEGTTAALVIADKLEREAALDDVKASLLEQVGPQFEGREKEIGAAFKSVTKSLMRTRVLRDKIRMDGRGLADIRPLHAEVGVIPRVHGSALFERGETQILGVTTLNMLTLEQKLDTLSPEKTRRYMHKYVFPPFSTGETGRVGSPKRREVGHGALARRALLPVLPNRETFPYAIRQLSEAMGSNGSTSMGSVCASTLSLLQAGVPLKAPVAGIAMGLISGEVDGQTQYVALTDILGAEDAMGDMDFKVAGTRQFVTALQLDTKLDGIPAEVLAAALNQAKDARLAILDVMAEAIDEPEEMSVHAPRIITVRIPVDKIGEVIGPKGKIINQIQDDTGASLSIEDDGTIYIGATNGEAAEAARQAVNAIANPTMPEVGERYLGTVVKTTNFGAFVSLMPGKDGLLHISKLRGLAGGKRVDAVEDVLSVGQKIQVQIAEIDDRGKLSLAPVLEDEAPADAAAEAPAAE, translated from the coding sequence TTGACCCAGACCGACAACGCGGGACCCGTGATCTCCGCCGTCGAGACCGTTCTCGACAACGGCAAGTTCGGCACCCGCACCGTGAAGTTCGAGACCGGGCTGCTCGCCCGCCAGGCCGCCGGTTCGGTGACCGCCTACCTCGACGACGACACGATGCTCCTGTCGGCCACCACGGCCGGCAAGCACCCCAAGGACCACTTCGACTTCTTCCCCCTGACGATCGACGTCGAGGAGCGGATGTACGCCGTGGGCCAGATCCCCGGCTCGTTCTTCCGCAGCGAGGGTCGCCCCGGCGAGGACGCGATCCTCACCTGCCGCCTCATCGACCGGCCGCTGCGCCCGACCTTCAAGAAGGGTCTGCGCAACGAGGTCCAGGTCGTCATCACCGTGATGGCGCTCGACCCCGACCAGCCCTACGACGTGCTCGCGATCAACGCCGCGTCGCTCTCCACCCAGCTCTCCGGCCTGCCCTTCTCCGGCCCCGTCGGTGGCGTCCGCGTCGCCCTCATCGAGGGCCAGTGGGTCGCGTTCCCGAGCCACACGCAGCTCGAGAAGGCCGTCTTCGACATGGTCGTCGCCGGTCGGGTCACCGACTCCGGTGACGTCGCGATCATGATGGTGGAGGCCGAGGCCCCCGAGGACACCTACGAGCTCGTCCTCAACGGCGCCACCGCGCCGTCGGAGGAGATCGTGGCCGGTGGCCTCGACGCCGCCAAGCCCTTCATCAAGCAGCTGTGCGAGGCCCAGGCCGAGCTGGCCAAGCAGGCCGCCAAGCCCGTCCAGGACTTCCCGGTCTTCCTCGACTACGAGGACGACGTCTACGACGCCGTCGCCGCCGCCGCGACCGAGGGCACCACCGCCGCCCTGGTCATCGCCGACAAGCTCGAGCGCGAGGCCGCCCTCGACGACGTCAAGGCGTCCCTGCTCGAGCAGGTCGGCCCGCAGTTCGAGGGTCGCGAGAAGGAGATCGGGGCCGCCTTCAAGTCGGTCACGAAGAGCCTCATGCGCACCCGCGTCCTGCGCGACAAGATCCGCATGGACGGTCGCGGCCTCGCCGACATCCGTCCGTTGCACGCCGAGGTCGGCGTGATCCCGCGGGTCCACGGCTCGGCCCTGTTCGAGCGCGGCGAGACCCAGATCCTGGGTGTCACCACGCTCAACATGCTGACCCTCGAGCAGAAGCTCGACACGCTCAGCCCCGAGAAGACGCGCCGCTACATGCACAAGTACGTCTTCCCGCCGTTCTCCACCGGTGAGACCGGTCGCGTGGGCTCGCCCAAGCGCCGCGAGGTCGGCCACGGTGCGCTCGCGCGCCGCGCGCTCCTCCCCGTCCTGCCGAACCGCGAGACGTTCCCCTACGCGATCCGCCAGCTCTCCGAGGCCATGGGCTCCAACGGCTCCACCTCGATGGGCTCGGTCTGCGCCTCGACCCTGTCGCTGCTGCAGGCCGGTGTGCCGCTCAAGGCTCCCGTCGCCGGTATCGCCATGGGTCTCATCTCCGGCGAGGTCGACGGCCAGACGCAGTACGTCGCGCTGACCGACATCCTCGGTGCCGAGGACGCCATGGGCGACATGGACTTCAAGGTCGCCGGCACGCGCCAGTTCGTCACGGCGCTGCAGCTCGACACCAAGCTCGACGGCATTCCGGCCGAGGTCCTCGCTGCGGCGCTGAACCAGGCCAAGGACGCCCGTCTCGCGATCCTCGACGTCATGGCCGAGGCCATCGACGAGCCCGAGGAGATGTCGGTGCACGCCCCGCGGATCATCACGGTGCGCATCCCCGTCGACAAGATCGGTGAGGTCATCGGCCCGAAGGGCAAGATCATCAACCAGATCCAGGACGACACCGGTGCGTCGCTGTCCATCGAGGACGACGGCACGATCTACATCGGTGCGACCAACGGCGAGGCGGCCGAGGCCGCCCGTCAGGCCGTCAACGCGATCGCCAACCCGACCATGCCCGAGGTCGGCGAGCGCTACCTCGGCACGGTCGTCAAGACGACGAACTTCGGTGCGTTCGTCTCGCTGATGCCCGGCAAGGACGGCCTGCTGCACATCAGCAAGCTGCGCGGCCTCGCCGGCGGCAAGCGGGTCGACGCGGTCGAGGACGTGCTGTCCGTCGGCCAGAAGATCCAGGTCCAGATCGCCGAGATCGACGACCGCGGCAAGCTCTCGCTCGCCCCGGTGCTCGAGGACGAGGCGCCTGCGGACGCCGCTGCCGAAGCCCCCGCGGCCGAGTGA
- the rpsO gene encoding 30S ribosomal protein S15, whose protein sequence is MSIGTDAETKKKIIAEYATTEGDTGSPEVQVALLSYRISHLTEHLKTHKHDHHSRRGLLLLVGQRRRLLNYLQKTEIARYRSIVERLGLRR, encoded by the coding sequence ATGTCGATCGGTACCGACGCGGAGACCAAGAAGAAGATCATCGCCGAGTACGCCACGACCGAGGGTGACACCGGTTCGCCGGAGGTCCAGGTCGCGCTCCTCAGCTACCGGATCAGCCACCTGACCGAGCACCTGAAGACGCACAAGCACGACCACCACAGCCGCCGTGGCCTGCTGCTCCTCGTGGGCCAGCGCCGCCGGCTGCTCAACTACCTGCAGAAGACCGAGATCGCGCGCTACCGCTCGATCGTCGAGCGCCTCGGCCTGCGTCGTTGA
- a CDS encoding DUF6458 family protein — translation MGYGLGVFLLALGLILVFAVNDTQIGSVEVPTLGWILALAGVLIIVLTAVQMNRSRRSTAVTTHADGSRTVSERRDDVPPTV, via the coding sequence ATGGGATACGGACTCGGAGTCTTCCTCCTCGCGCTCGGGCTGATCCTGGTGTTCGCGGTCAACGACACCCAGATCGGCTCCGTCGAGGTGCCTACGCTCGGCTGGATCCTCGCCCTCGCCGGCGTGCTGATCATCGTCCTCACGGCCGTCCAGATGAACCGCAGCCGCCGCTCGACGGCGGTCACCACCCACGCCGACGGCTCCCGCACCGTCAGCGAGCGTCGCGACGACGTCCCCCCGACCGTCTGA
- a CDS encoding molybdopterin-dependent oxidoreductase, with product MGILTNGPVPDDFTGKRLGVCNLCEAICGLELTIERGTVTGVRGNPDDPLSRGHVCPKGVAIADIHADPDRLRRPVRRVGEGADATWVEIGWDEALDRVADGLAAAINDHGRDAVGIYLGNPNAHSLGSLTHGTAMVKTFRTRNKFSATSVDQLPHQFLAHLMYGHQLFLPIPDIDRTSYFLVFGANPMASNGSLMTVPDFPVRLRELKARGGRMVVFDPRRTETARVASEHHFVRPGTDAFVLLAMVQTLLAEGLTSPAAYVDGLDVVERVVADFTPELAEAHSGVPAEEVRRVARDFAAADGAAAYGRVGVSTHAFGTVCQWAVQLLNLLTGNLDRAGGTLVTTPAIDAVGLGLIGRGHHDVWRSRVRGLPEFGGELPVSVLREEIETPGEGQIRAMLTLAGNPVLSTPDGAGLDRAMAGLDFAAAIDIYVNETTRHADVILPPTTALERDHYDLVFHVLAVRDTARFTPAVLAKPDGALHDWEIYREVALRTQARLRTKPPLGKRLQQRLRLSVSPTVMVAALLQRGGSGATMRRLRAEPAGVDLGPLRTGQLPERIPHRSKRIDAAPALVVADLERLRAVEAPQGDDLLLIGRRHQRDCNSWMHNSERLTKGKERHQLLIHPEDLAARGLSDGAVATVASRVGSVRVEVLATEDMMRGVVSLPHGYGHGRDGVRLQRANAVAGVSINDLTDPELLDMTGNAAFNGVPVTVTA from the coding sequence GTGGGCATCCTGACGAACGGTCCCGTACCCGATGACTTCACCGGCAAGCGCCTCGGCGTGTGCAACCTGTGCGAGGCGATCTGCGGCCTGGAGCTGACGATCGAGCGCGGCACGGTGACCGGGGTGCGGGGCAACCCCGACGACCCGCTCTCGCGCGGGCACGTGTGCCCCAAGGGCGTCGCGATCGCCGACATCCACGCGGACCCCGACCGGCTGCGGCGCCCGGTGCGCCGCGTGGGCGAGGGCGCGGACGCGACCTGGGTCGAGATCGGCTGGGACGAGGCGCTCGACCGGGTGGCCGACGGGCTGGCGGCCGCGATCAACGACCACGGCCGCGACGCGGTCGGCATCTACCTCGGCAACCCGAACGCCCACAGCCTCGGCTCGCTCACCCACGGCACCGCGATGGTCAAGACCTTCCGGACCCGCAACAAGTTCAGCGCCACCTCCGTCGACCAGCTCCCCCACCAGTTTCTTGCCCACCTGATGTACGGCCACCAGCTGTTCCTGCCGATCCCGGACATCGACCGGACGTCGTACTTCCTGGTCTTCGGGGCCAACCCGATGGCGTCGAACGGCTCGCTGATGACGGTCCCGGACTTCCCGGTCCGGCTGCGCGAGCTCAAGGCGCGCGGCGGCCGGATGGTCGTGTTCGACCCGCGCCGCACCGAGACGGCCCGGGTCGCCAGCGAGCACCACTTCGTCCGGCCCGGCACCGACGCCTTCGTCCTGCTCGCGATGGTGCAGACGCTGCTCGCCGAGGGCCTGACCTCGCCGGCGGCGTACGTCGACGGGCTCGACGTCGTCGAGCGGGTCGTCGCCGACTTCACCCCCGAGCTCGCCGAGGCGCACAGCGGCGTGCCGGCCGAGGAGGTCCGCCGGGTCGCCCGCGACTTCGCGGCCGCGGACGGCGCCGCGGCGTACGGCCGGGTCGGCGTCTCGACGCACGCGTTCGGCACCGTGTGCCAGTGGGCGGTCCAGCTGCTCAACCTGCTGACCGGCAACCTCGACCGCGCGGGGGGCACCCTCGTCACGACGCCCGCCATCGACGCCGTCGGGCTGGGCCTGATCGGCCGCGGGCACCACGACGTGTGGCGCAGCCGGGTGCGGGGGCTGCCGGAGTTCGGCGGCGAGCTGCCGGTGTCCGTCCTGCGCGAGGAGATCGAGACGCCCGGCGAGGGCCAGATCCGGGCGATGCTCACCCTGGCGGGCAACCCCGTCCTCTCGACGCCCGACGGCGCCGGGCTCGACCGCGCGATGGCCGGGCTCGACTTCGCGGCCGCGATCGACATCTACGTCAACGAGACCACCCGGCACGCCGACGTCATCCTGCCGCCGACCACGGCCCTCGAGCGCGACCACTACGACCTGGTCTTCCACGTGCTCGCGGTCCGCGACACCGCCCGGTTCACCCCCGCGGTGCTCGCCAAGCCGGACGGCGCGCTGCACGACTGGGAGATCTACCGCGAGGTCGCCCTGCGGACCCAGGCCCGGCTGCGCACGAAGCCGCCGCTCGGGAAGCGGCTCCAGCAACGGCTGCGGCTGTCGGTCAGCCCGACGGTCATGGTGGCGGCGCTGCTGCAGCGCGGCGGGTCCGGGGCGACGATGCGGCGGCTGCGGGCCGAACCGGCCGGGGTCGACCTCGGCCCCCTGCGCACCGGGCAGCTCCCGGAGCGGATCCCGCACCGCAGCAAGCGCATCGACGCGGCGCCGGCCCTCGTCGTGGCCGACCTCGAGCGGCTGCGCGCCGTCGAGGCGCCGCAGGGCGACGACCTGCTGCTCATCGGGCGCCGCCACCAGCGCGACTGCAACTCGTGGATGCACAACTCCGAGCGGCTGACCAAGGGCAAGGAGCGCCACCAGCTGCTGATCCACCCCGAGGACCTCGCGGCCCGCGGGCTGAGCGACGGGGCCGTCGCCACCGTCGCGTCGCGCGTCGGCAGCGTGCGCGTCGAGGTGCTCGCCACCGAGGACATGATGCGGGGCGTCGTCAGCCTGCCCCACGGCTACGGGCACGGTCGTGACGGCGTACGCCTCCAGCGGGCGAACGCCGTCGCCGGCGTCTCGATCAACGACCTCACCGACCCCGAGCTGCTCGACATGACCGGCAACGCGGCGTTCAACGGCGTGCCGGTGACGGTCACCGCCTGA
- a CDS encoding M20/M25/M40 family metallo-hydrolase — MDDRLGTVRAGAARAAPRALVLLEEWLRIPSVSGSARHAPDVDRAAAWVAALLRRATPYVVVRRTAAGPVVVARTPGRAPGAPVTVVYGHLDVKPPGPGWATPPFEPTRVGHRLVARGASDDKGQLLPHLVALRAWAAAGGPPGDVVTLVDGTEEVGSPGLGPLLARLRRPGARGPSGPLAGLLAGPVGAVLVVDTRGAGPGRPTVTLSQRGSVALRVRVDVGGAPVHAGRLGGAVVDPSLVLAAALGRAEHAATRLVGPARAGRPGTTAFPTDAVVRAQAGARAVHPDRPAARATVRGALTVSRLDARAAAGAVPVRATARVDLRLPPGLPAARGRAVVERALRRDLPPGVHLETVGGPATTGHHLRPPPAALDAVARACLAAYGRTPARAASGGSVPAVGVLARVLGCDPVLLGLGPADDGAHGPDEHLDLRDWARAVDAHVVLLATVGSICRKAPAEPVPWRAGTATVASVVEPWGSHSATRSGVP; from the coding sequence GTGGACGACCGTCTCGGGACGGTCCGCGCGGGTGCGGCGCGCGCCGCACCGCGCGCGCTCGTGCTGCTGGAGGAGTGGCTGCGGATCCCGTCGGTCAGCGGGTCGGCCCGGCACGCGCCGGACGTCGACCGGGCCGCGGCGTGGGTCGCCGCCCTGCTCCGCCGCGCGACGCCGTACGTCGTGGTCCGCAGGACCGCGGCCGGGCCGGTCGTCGTGGCGCGGACTCCCGGGCGCGCGCCGGGAGCCCCGGTGACCGTCGTCTACGGCCACCTGGACGTGAAGCCGCCCGGCCCGGGCTGGGCGACCCCGCCGTTCGAGCCCACCCGGGTCGGCCACCGGCTGGTCGCGCGCGGCGCCAGCGACGACAAGGGCCAGCTGCTGCCCCACCTGGTGGCGCTGCGCGCCTGGGCGGCGGCGGGCGGACCGCCCGGGGACGTCGTCACGCTCGTCGACGGCACCGAGGAGGTCGGGAGCCCGGGGCTCGGCCCGCTGCTGGCGCGGCTGCGCCGGCCGGGTGCGCGCGGCCCGTCCGGCCCCCTCGCCGGCCTGCTCGCCGGTCCCGTCGGTGCCGTGCTCGTCGTCGACACCCGTGGCGCCGGGCCGGGGCGGCCCACGGTCACGCTCTCGCAGCGTGGCAGCGTCGCCCTGCGTGTCCGCGTCGACGTCGGGGGCGCGCCGGTGCACGCCGGTCGGCTCGGCGGGGCCGTCGTCGACCCGTCGCTCGTGCTCGCCGCAGCCCTGGGCCGCGCGGAGCACGCGGCCACCCGCCTCGTCGGGCCGGCGCGGGCCGGCCGGCCGGGAACGACCGCCTTCCCCACCGATGCCGTGGTCCGCGCGCAGGCCGGCGCGCGTGCCGTCCACCCGGACCGGCCGGCCGCGCGCGCGACGGTCCGCGGTGCGCTCACCGTCTCCCGGCTCGACGCGCGGGCTGCTGCGGGCGCGGTCCCGGTCCGCGCGACCGCGCGGGTCGACCTGCGGCTCCCGCCCGGCCTGCCCGCCGCGCGCGGACGGGCCGTGGTCGAGCGGGCGCTGCGGCGCGACCTGCCCCCCGGCGTACACCTCGAGACGGTGGGTGGGCCGGCCACGACCGGCCACCACCTCCGCCCCCCGCCGGCGGCGCTCGACGCCGTGGCGCGCGCGTGCCTCGCGGCCTACGGGCGTACGCCGGCGCGCGCGGCGTCCGGGGGCTCCGTCCCGGCCGTCGGCGTGCTCGCGCGGGTGCTCGGCTGCGACCCCGTGCTGCTCGGGCTCGGCCCCGCCGACGACGGGGCACACGGGCCGGACGAGCACCTCGACCTGCGCGACTGGGCGCGCGCGGTGGACGCCCACGTCGTGCTGCTCGCGACCGTCGGGTCCATCTGTCGAAAGGCTCCCGCGGAACCGGTTCCGTGGCGCGCCGGAACTGCTACCGTCGCATCTGTTGTCGAGCCATGGGGATCGCACAGCGCGACACGCTCGGGAGTCCCATGA